One genomic window of Aricia agestis chromosome 7, ilAriAges1.1, whole genome shotgun sequence includes the following:
- the LOC121728713 gene encoding S-phase kinase-associated protein 1, which yields MPNIKLQSSDMEIFDVDVEIAKCSVTIKTMLEDLGMDDDEEEVVPLPNVNSAILKKVIQWATYHKDDPPLPEDDENKEKRTDDISSWDADFLKVDQGTLFELILAANYLDIKGLLDVTCKTVANMIKGKTPEEIRKTFNIKNDFTAAEEEQVRKENEWCEEK from the coding sequence ATGcctaatataaaattacaatcATCTGATATGGAAATATTCGACGTCGACGTAGAAATAGCAAAATGCTCAGTTACTATAAAGACAATGTTAGAAGACTTGGGCATGGATGACGACGAGGAAGAAGTAGTACCTTTACCCAACGTGAATTCTGCGATCTTAAAAAAAGTCATTCAATGGGCTACATATCACAAAGACGATCCCCCGTTACCCGAAGacgatgaaaataaagaaaagagaACAGATGATATTTCATCTTGGGATGCAGATTTTCTTAAAGTAGATCAAGGAACATTGTTTGAATTAATTTTGGCAGCTAATTATTTGGACATTAAAGGGCTTTTGGATGTTACTTGTAAAACAGTGGCAAACATGATCAAAGGCAAGACACCAGAAGAGATACGAAAAACCTTCaacattaaaaatgattttacaGCTGCTGAAGAGGAGCAAGTGCGCAAGGAAAATGAGTGGTGTGAGGAAAAGTGA
- the LOC121728712 gene encoding uncharacterized protein LOC121728712, whose protein sequence is MSSDEYCVRNIYSYSRKSYKNDANSSIEAFTERRGVEVPDNGAALIPVCSCDMDSKGIIEDMLHKKCPIKALAYQQRQRVVDETDKILYENTTYSRSLYDFLIFFGDVVIGENRRVCALFLLIAIAFVIGILFGSATCGTHLRKFNSPVFACIDHLLAIDSRKTSDDTAIY, encoded by the exons ATGTCGTCCGATGAGTATTGCGTGAGAAACATTTATAGTTATTCaagaaaatcatataaaaaTGACGCCAACAGCTCTATAGAAGCTTTTACTGAAAGGAGAGGCGTTGAAGTACCAGATAACGGTGCCGCTCTCATACCCGTGTGTAGTTGCGATATGGATTCTAAGGGAATAATTGAAGATATGCTCCATAAAAAATGTCCTATCAAAGCACTAGCTTACCAGCAACGTCAACGAGTCGTAGATGAGACTGACaagattttgtatgaaaacactACGTATAGCAG GTCATTATACGACTTCCTGATTTTCTTCGGAGATGTCGTGATCGGTGAGAACAGGCGAGTCTGTGCCCTGTTTCTTCTCATTGCTATTGCTTTTGTTATCGGAATCCTTTTTGGCTCGGCAACCTGTGGAACTCATTTAAGGAAATTCAACAGCCCAGTGTTCGCTTGCATTGATCACTTATTAGCTATTGACTCTAGAAAAACTAGTGACGACACTGCAATCTATTga
- the LOC121728711 gene encoding mitochondrial ornithine transporter 1, producing MAHSSESSGNLKSGVIDFVAGSLGGVAVVYVGQPLDTVKVKMQTFPHLYKGMYDCLRTTLKNDGVIRGLYAGTTPAIMANVAENSVLFAAYGYCQKLVCHMTGTESVDKLSALGNASAGFLASFFSSFTLCPTELIKCQLQAMREVNVQGSQSAVKITPLQLTQQIFKQYGIQGLFRGLVPTIMREMPGYFFFFGGYEGTRELLAKPGQSKDDIGFFRTMVAGAVGGLVLWTVIFPSDVIKSRVQISNKSQKFLTVGMEIVKKEGVSALYNGLKPTLVRTIPATAALFVVYEYSKKFMHQSFGD from the exons GTGGAGTTGCTGTTGTTTATGTTGGCCAACCATTAGACACAGTCAAAGTAAAAATGCAGACTTTTCCACATCTTTACAAAGGAATGTATGATTGCTTGAGGACAACTTTAAAGAATGACGGTGTTATTCGAGGGCTCTATGCTGGCACTACACCTGCAATTATGGCAAATGTTGCTGAGAACTCAGTACTTTTTGCTGCTTATGGATATTGTCAAAAACTAGTGTGCCACATGACTGGCACCGAG AGCGTCGATAAGCTATCAGCGCTGGGCAACGCGTCCGCCGGGTTCCTGGCGTCGTTTTTTTCGTCGTTCACGCTCTGCCCCACGGAGCTTATCAAGTGTCAGCTGCAGGCGATGAGAGAAGTCAATGTCCAGGGCTCTCAATCAGCT GTGAAAATCACTCCACTTCAGCTCACCCAGCAAATTTTTAAACAGTACGGCATACAAGGTCTGTTTCGAGGTCTGGTGCCGACCATTATGAGGGAAATGCCGGGGTATTTCTTCTTTTTCGGTGGATATGAAG GTACAAGAGAGCTCCTAGCAAAGCCAGGCCAATCGAAGGACGACATAGGTTTCTTCAGGACAATGGTAGCTGGCGCCGTCGGCGGTCTCGTCCTGTGGACGGTCATATTCCCGTCTGACGTCATCAAGTCCCGGGTTCAAATATCGAACAAAAGCCAAAAGTTCCTTACAGTTGGAATGGAGATAGTGAAAAAAGAag GTGTATCAGCGTTATACAACGGACTGAAGCCCACTCTCGTGCGAACTATACCCGCCACTGCGGCTCTGTTCGTCGTCTACGAATATTCTAAGAAGTTTATGCATCAATCGTTTGGAGACTGA